A single genomic interval of Brevibacillus brevis harbors:
- a CDS encoding ABC transporter ATP-binding protein, translating to MKPVIQIEELRKQYVIGDQEIYALRGVSLSIEEGDFVAIMGPSGSGKSSMMNVIGCLDKPTSGEFYLDGYPVSQAHDDELAVIRNQKIGFVFQNFNLLPRTTAVENVELPLLYGGTSARERRERAIRALTSVGLAERLNNKPNELSGGQQQRVSIARALVNDPVILLADEPTGALDTKTSEEIMGIFQKLNDAGKTVILVTHEPDIAEYAKRIIRFRDGQIIADEVVEDRRGVSMEGRADELY from the coding sequence ATGAAACCGGTCATTCAAATAGAAGAGCTGAGAAAACAGTACGTCATCGGAGATCAGGAGATTTATGCGCTCAGGGGTGTCAGCTTGTCGATCGAGGAAGGAGATTTCGTGGCAATCATGGGGCCGTCTGGTTCAGGCAAATCTTCCATGATGAATGTAATTGGCTGTCTGGATAAGCCCACCTCGGGAGAATTTTATTTAGACGGCTATCCTGTATCACAAGCACATGACGATGAATTGGCGGTCATCCGCAATCAGAAAATCGGCTTTGTTTTTCAAAATTTTAATCTGTTGCCACGTACAACTGCAGTGGAAAATGTAGAGCTGCCTCTTTTATATGGAGGCACATCTGCACGGGAACGAAGAGAAAGAGCCATCCGGGCATTAACGAGTGTCGGACTGGCAGAGCGATTAAACAACAAGCCCAATGAGCTGTCAGGTGGGCAGCAGCAGCGCGTGTCGATCGCGAGAGCTCTCGTCAATGATCCCGTCATCCTGTTGGCAGATGAGCCGACAGGAGCACTGGACACGAAGACGAGTGAAGAGATCATGGGTATTTTTCAAAAGCTGAACGATGCGGGCAAAACGGTTATTTTGGTGACACATGAACCTGATATTGCGGAGTATGCGAAGAGGATCATCCGGTTTCGTGATGGGCAAATCATCGCGGATGAAGTGGTGGAGGATCGCAGGGGGGTGTCGATGGAGGGTAGAGCAGATGAGCTTTATTGA
- a CDS encoding ABC transporter permease translates to MSFIECVRISFRSIRANGLRSVLTMLGIIIGVAAVIAMVAIGEGTSTSVASQINGLGSNLLIVTPGQATQGRVSLGAGSLNTLTMADAETLMQKESISGVAPSVNARGQIVWGSNNYSSMLEGTSADFPQVRNVEIGQGRFFSNFEVKMQYNVAVVGTEVVSNLFKGANPVGQTVQINRIPFTIIGVLQSQGSSGMTNNDDRIIIPITTAMNRLTGGKNVGSIYVSAASSDLMEKAQQDIQQSLRANHKLRPQAADDFRITSQSDILSTAQSVSSSMTALLSGIAAISLIVGGIGVMNIMLVSVTERTREIGIRKAIGAKRGDILRQFLIEAVTLSLIGGVIGIALGVGAAFLVSKLGQMATSISLSPIVYAFLTSTLVGVIFGVYPARKAAQLKPIDALRYE, encoded by the coding sequence ATGAGCTTTATTGAATGTGTACGCATTTCATTTCGCAGTATCAGGGCAAATGGCTTGCGCTCCGTTCTCACGATGCTGGGAATTATCATCGGTGTAGCAGCTGTTATCGCGATGGTGGCGATCGGTGAAGGGACTTCGACCTCTGTTGCTTCGCAGATCAATGGGTTAGGGAGCAACCTGCTGATTGTCACACCTGGTCAGGCGACACAAGGCAGGGTAAGCCTTGGGGCTGGCTCTTTGAATACGCTGACGATGGCAGATGCAGAAACCCTGATGCAAAAAGAGTCCATTTCGGGTGTGGCTCCCAGCGTCAATGCGCGGGGGCAGATTGTCTGGGGAAGCAATAACTATTCCAGTATGCTCGAGGGGACGTCAGCCGATTTCCCTCAGGTGAGGAATGTAGAAATTGGGCAGGGGCGTTTCTTTAGTAACTTTGAGGTGAAGATGCAATACAACGTGGCAGTCGTGGGGACAGAGGTGGTCAGCAACCTGTTTAAAGGAGCGAATCCAGTAGGGCAAACCGTTCAGATCAACCGGATTCCGTTTACGATCATCGGCGTATTACAGAGCCAGGGAAGCTCAGGCATGACAAACAACGACGATCGGATCATCATTCCGATTACCACTGCGATGAACAGGTTGACCGGAGGCAAAAATGTGGGCTCGATCTACGTCTCGGCAGCATCGTCAGACTTGATGGAGAAGGCGCAACAAGATATTCAGCAATCCCTTCGTGCCAATCACAAGCTACGGCCACAAGCAGCCGATGATTTCCGCATTACGTCCCAGTCAGACATCTTAAGCACGGCACAGTCAGTCTCCAGCTCGATGACGGCGCTTTTATCTGGCATTGCAGCCATCTCACTGATTGTTGGCGGGATTGGCGTAATGAATATTATGCTTGTATCGGTCACGGAGCGGACACGGGAGATCGGGATTCGCAAGGCGATTGGAGCCAAGCGGGGCGATATTCTCCGCCAGTTTTTGATCGAAGCGGTTACGCTTAGCCTGATTGGCGGGGTGATTGGTATTGCCTTAGGGGTAGGGGCGGCGTTTTTGGTTAGCAAGCTCGGTCAGATGGCGACTTCAATCAGTCTGTCTCCGATTGTGTATGCGTTTTTGACCTCTACATTGGTTGGTGTCATCTTTGGTGTGTATCCGGCGAGAAAAGCAGCACAGCTCAAACCAATCGACGCTCTGCGGTATGAGTGA
- a CDS encoding efflux RND transporter periplasmic adaptor subunit has translation MTHTEKKRELFSKAGSNKKRWIVGVLAVGVVLVSGAIFGYQSFFTPQTAQAAFQVETVKRGDISEVVQASGTVQASKRSSLSFSDAEEAKDAISTIQVGVGDAVKAGQVLATMDDSVARIQVTNSEANLLSAQAKLEEAQKRKSPAEITSLQAAVNQTKNEWELAKQNIDGKKAANDVEKAKANLESAQKTYTSQQALFAAGAIAKSEFDSAQSSLDQAQRDYNSAILTAGQTTGQASVKVEQALAAYQTAQEALQEANEGPDAATVLSAKAAVEQAKAGLQQAQKALRAVTLKAPMDGVIVQVNGNVGEIPGNDFIIMDNSNSGDLEVLAQISQSDIGKVQEGLPVTFTTSSYADETFRGKVKLIYPEAKTDAGVTTYDVLLSVANQDNKLKIGMTMNVAIERGTHKNVLVVPAQALQTQNGKDGVYVLKDAAAQLAGEGAEGNQSEAKQANNRSGGKEGRANMPYRFVPIKMGYFTADQVEVTEGLTEGERVVILVNTQTSSGTSQNGNRMGSGMPGFGGMGVQIRGR, from the coding sequence GTGACTCACACGGAGAAAAAGAGAGAGTTGTTTTCGAAAGCAGGAAGCAACAAGAAAAGGTGGATCGTTGGAGTTTTGGCTGTCGGGGTCGTGCTCGTTTCAGGAGCTATATTCGGCTACCAGTCGTTTTTTACCCCACAAACGGCGCAGGCCGCTTTTCAAGTGGAGACGGTAAAAAGGGGAGACATCTCAGAAGTCGTACAGGCATCAGGCACTGTCCAGGCTTCCAAGCGCTCGTCTCTCTCGTTTTCTGATGCAGAAGAAGCCAAGGATGCGATTTCTACCATTCAGGTCGGCGTTGGTGATGCCGTGAAGGCAGGGCAAGTTCTGGCGACGATGGACGATTCCGTAGCGAGAATCCAGGTGACGAATTCGGAAGCAAATCTTTTATCGGCGCAAGCCAAGCTAGAGGAGGCACAAAAGCGCAAGAGTCCCGCAGAAATCACTTCTTTGCAAGCTGCCGTCAATCAGACCAAGAACGAATGGGAGCTCGCCAAGCAAAACATTGACGGGAAAAAAGCGGCAAACGACGTAGAGAAGGCAAAGGCAAATCTGGAGAGTGCCCAGAAGACGTACACTTCCCAGCAGGCCTTATTTGCGGCAGGTGCGATTGCCAAGAGTGAATTCGACAGTGCTCAATCCTCGTTGGATCAGGCTCAGCGTGATTACAACTCGGCCATATTGACAGCCGGACAGACGACAGGGCAGGCAAGTGTGAAGGTAGAGCAGGCATTGGCTGCGTATCAAACAGCGCAAGAAGCGTTACAGGAAGCAAATGAAGGCCCTGATGCCGCCACAGTATTATCGGCCAAAGCAGCGGTGGAACAGGCAAAAGCGGGGCTGCAACAAGCACAAAAGGCACTGAGAGCAGTCACCTTGAAAGCACCAATGGACGGAGTGATCGTCCAGGTGAATGGCAATGTAGGCGAAATACCCGGCAATGATTTCATTATCATGGATAATTCGAATAGCGGAGATTTAGAGGTATTGGCCCAGATTAGCCAGAGTGACATCGGAAAAGTACAGGAAGGCTTGCCAGTGACGTTTACGACGAGTTCTTATGCGGATGAGACGTTCCGTGGAAAAGTAAAGCTGATCTATCCAGAAGCGAAAACTGACGCTGGAGTCACCACTTACGATGTGCTTTTGTCTGTGGCAAACCAGGATAATAAATTGAAGATCGGGATGACGATGAACGTCGCGATCGAACGGGGAACTCATAAAAATGTGCTCGTGGTACCTGCGCAAGCGCTGCAAACGCAAAATGGCAAGGATGGCGTGTATGTGCTAAAGGATGCTGCTGCACAACTAGCTGGTGAAGGAGCTGAAGGGAATCAGTCTGAGGCGAAGCAAGCGAATAATCGCAGTGGAGGCAAAGAGGGCAGAGCGAATATGCCGTATCGATTTGTTCCGATCAAAATGGGATACTTCACTGCCGATCAGGTAGAGGTGACGGAGGGGCTTACCGAAGGAGAGCGTGTCGTCATCCTCGTGAATACACAGACCTCATCTGGAACGAGTCAAAATGGAAATCGAATGGGCAGCGGTATGCCGGGATTCGGCGGAATGGGCGTCCAGATAAGGGGACGGTAA